The following coding sequences lie in one Prionailurus viverrinus isolate Anna chromosome X, UM_Priviv_1.0, whole genome shotgun sequence genomic window:
- the MAGEH1 gene encoding melanoma-associated antigen H1, with translation MPRGRKSRRRRNARAAEENRNNRKIQASEASETPMASSLAPGTPEDDQSGPEEDPSTPEEASTTPEEASSTAQVQKPSVARSNFQGTKKSLLMSILALIFIMGNSAKEALVWKVLGKLGMQPGRQHSIFGDPKKVVTEEFVRRGYLIYKPVPRSSPVEYEFFWGPRAHVESSKLKVMHFVARVRNRCSKDWPCNYDWDSDDDAEVEAILNSGARGYTAP, from the coding sequence ATGCCTCGGGGTCGGAAGAGTCGGCGCCGCCGTAACGCAAGAGCCGCGGAAGAGAACCGCAACAATCGTAAGATCCAGGCCTCAGAAGCTTCTGAGACCCCGATGGCCTCTTCTCTggccccaggcaccccggagGACGACCAGAGTGGCCCTGAGGAAGACCCTAGCACTCCGGAGGAGGCCTCCACTACACCTGAGGAAGCCTCCAGCACTGCTCAAGTACAAAAGCCTTCCGTAGCCCGGAGCAATTTTCAAGGCACCAAGAAAAGTCTCCTGATGTCCATATTAGCCCTCATCTTCATCATGGGCAACAGCGCCAAGGAGGCCCTGGTCTGGAAAGTGCTTGGGAAGTTGGGGATGCAGCCTGGCCGGCAGCACAGCATCTTTGGAGATCCAAAGAAGGTCGTCACAGAGGAGTTTGTGCGCAGAGGGTACCTGATTTATAAGCCGGTGCCACGTAGCAGTCCCGTGGAGTATGAGTTCTTCTGGGGACCTAGAGCACATGTGGAATCGAGCAAGCTGAAAGTCATGCATTTTGTGGCAAGGGTGCGTAACCGATGCTCCAAGGACTGGCCATGTAATTATGATTGGGATTCCGATGATGATGCAGAAGTTGAGGCTATCCTTAATTCAGGTGCTAGGGGTTACACTGCACCTTAG